A stretch of Hydractinia symbiolongicarpus strain clone_291-10 chromosome 9, HSymV2.1, whole genome shotgun sequence DNA encodes these proteins:
- the LOC130657335 gene encoding histone H1-delta-like, producing the protein MSEAASPKKIAPKKKPAAKKTADHPKYVDMIKAAIATLKERGGSSRQAITKYIHANYKVAENSDHHLKMALKRGVTSGDLIQTKGTGASGSFKLGQVKKEKPKKKAAAKKPTAKKPTAKKSTPKKKPAKKSTPKKAAKKPATKKASAKKPAAKKPTKKLVAKKPAAKKVKKTPKKAAKKTAKK; encoded by the coding sequence atgagtgaagcagcttctccaaagaaaatcgcacccaagaagaaacctgctgcaaagaagacagctgatcaccctaaatatgtggacatgatcaaggctgctatcgctaccctaaaggaacgcggtggttcatctcgccaagctattacaaaatatattcatgcaaattacaaagttgctgaaaactcagatcatcatctgaaaatggctcttaaacgaggagtaacatcaggcgatttgattcaaactaaaggcactggtgcttctggatcattcaagctaggtcaggtaaaaaaagaaaaacctaagaaaaaggccgcagcaaaaaagccaacggcaaagaagcctactgcaaagaaaagtacaccaaaaaagaagccagcaaagaagagcacgccaaagaaagcagcaaagaagcctgccacaaagaaagcctcggctaagaaaccagcagctaagaaacccacaaagaagcttgttgctaaaaaacctgcagcaaagaaggtcaaaaagactcccaaaaaggcagcaaagaagaccgcaaaaaaataa